The following proteins are co-located in the Mesorhizobium australicum WSM2073 genome:
- a CDS encoding glutamine synthetase beta-grasp domain-containing protein: protein MTKYKLEYIWLDGYTPVPNLRGKTQIKEFAEFPTLEQLPLWGFDGSSTQQAEGHSSDCVLKPVAVYPDPARTNGVLVMCEVMMPDGVTPHASNKRATILDDEGAWFGFEQEYFFYKDGRPLGFPESGYPAPQGPYYTGVGYSNVGSVARQIVEEHLDLCLAAGINHEGINAEVAKGQWEFQIFGKGSKKAADQMWMARYLMQRLTEKYGIDIEYHCKPLGDTDWNGSGMHANFSTTYMREVGGKAYFEALMAAFDKNLMDHIAVYGPDNDKRLTGKHETAPWNRFSYGIADRGASIRVPHSFVKNDYKGYLEDRRPNSQGDPYQIASQILKTIASVPASAEISAAA from the coding sequence ATGACCAAATACAAGCTCGAGTATATCTGGCTCGATGGATACACCCCGGTCCCGAATCTTCGCGGCAAGACGCAGATCAAGGAATTCGCTGAGTTCCCGACGCTCGAGCAGCTGCCGCTGTGGGGTTTCGACGGATCCTCGACGCAGCAGGCCGAGGGCCACAGCTCCGATTGCGTGCTGAAGCCGGTCGCGGTCTATCCCGATCCGGCCCGCACCAACGGCGTGCTCGTCATGTGCGAAGTCATGATGCCCGACGGCGTTACGCCGCATGCATCCAACAAGCGCGCCACTATCCTCGACGACGAAGGCGCCTGGTTCGGCTTCGAGCAGGAGTATTTCTTCTACAAGGACGGCCGTCCGCTCGGCTTTCCCGAGAGCGGCTATCCCGCACCGCAGGGGCCGTACTATACCGGCGTCGGCTACTCGAATGTCGGCTCCGTTGCGCGCCAGATCGTCGAGGAACATCTTGATCTCTGCCTCGCGGCCGGCATCAACCATGAAGGCATCAACGCCGAAGTGGCGAAGGGGCAGTGGGAATTCCAGATATTCGGCAAGGGTTCCAAAAAGGCCGCCGACCAGATGTGGATGGCCCGCTATCTGATGCAGCGCTTGACCGAAAAGTACGGCATCGACATCGAATACCACTGCAAGCCCCTCGGCGACACCGACTGGAACGGCTCGGGCATGCATGCCAATTTCTCGACCACCTATATGCGTGAAGTCGGCGGCAAGGCCTATTTCGAAGCGCTGATGGCGGCTTTCGACAAGAACCTGATGGACCACATCGCCGTCTACGGCCCGGACAACGACAAACGTCTGACCGGCAAGCACGAGACCGCGCCGTGGAACAGGTTCAGCTATGGCATCGCCGATCGCGGCGCCTCGATCCGCGTCCCGCATTCGTTCGTCAAGAACGATTACAAGGGCTATCTGGAGGACCGCCGTCCGAACTCGCAGGGCGACCCCTACCAGATCGCCTCGCAGATCCTGAAGACGATCGCTTCGGTGCCGGCGAGCGCAGAGATTTCGGCCGCCGCCTGA
- a CDS encoding MFS transporter, producing the protein MAMASTAGGTSRGMTREEKKVIFASSLGTVFEWYDFYLYGSLAAFIGSTFFSPTIPEATRNIFALLAFAAGFLVRPFGALLFGRIGDLVGRKYTFLVTMTIMGLSTFLVGLLPGYATLGIAAPVILIVLRMLQGLALGGEYGGAATYVAEHAPDDRRGFYTSWIQTTATLGLFLSLIVILIVQGSLSKETYAAWGWRIPFIVSFLLLAVSIWIRLSLSESPTFQKMKDEGKGSKAPLSEAFGQWKNAKIALLALLGLTAGQAVVWYNGQFYALFFLQNVLKVDAQSVNIMIAIALAIGSIFFVVFGWLSDKIGRKPIIMAGLALAIVCTFPLFKALTWAANPALAKAQQSTRATVTAAPGDCKFQFNPVGTAKFTTSCDIATSFLTKNSVPYEVVSTAAAGTPASVKIGTETVASYDAVAAGDQAKAKDAAFVKAVNMSLQDGGYPLKRGAIKVADQKLDAFIAANPELKLDAAAIRGGEKAAVPTDQAVKDKLLTADEAAGAPEVTVYNIPGGGAFAMFADPAAVNWPMTIGILFILVLFVTMVYGPIAAILVEMFPTRIRYTGMSLPYHIGNGWFGGLLPATVFALSAYKGDIYYGLWYPVVIAAMTLIIGMIFVKDTLGTDLHAKE; encoded by the coding sequence ATGGCAATGGCATCGACCGCCGGCGGAACGAGCCGCGGCATGACGCGGGAGGAGAAGAAAGTCATCTTCGCTTCCTCGCTCGGCACTGTTTTCGAATGGTACGATTTCTATCTCTACGGCTCACTGGCGGCTTTCATCGGCTCGACCTTTTTCAGTCCGACCATTCCCGAGGCAACGCGCAACATCTTCGCGCTGCTGGCCTTTGCCGCAGGCTTCCTGGTTCGCCCGTTCGGCGCGCTGCTGTTCGGTCGCATCGGCGACCTCGTCGGCCGCAAATACACGTTCCTGGTCACAATGACGATCATGGGCCTGTCGACCTTCCTGGTCGGTCTGCTGCCCGGCTATGCAACCTTGGGCATCGCGGCTCCGGTGATCCTTATCGTCCTGCGCATGCTGCAGGGTTTGGCGCTGGGCGGCGAATATGGCGGCGCGGCGACCTATGTCGCCGAACATGCACCCGATGACCGCCGTGGCTTCTACACCTCGTGGATCCAGACAACAGCGACGCTCGGCCTGTTCCTGTCGCTGATCGTCATCCTGATCGTACAGGGATCGCTGAGCAAGGAGACCTACGCCGCCTGGGGCTGGCGCATTCCGTTCATCGTCTCTTTCCTGCTGCTCGCCGTTTCGATCTGGATCCGGTTGTCACTCTCGGAGTCTCCGACCTTCCAGAAGATGAAGGACGAAGGCAAGGGCTCAAAGGCGCCGCTCTCGGAAGCCTTTGGTCAGTGGAAGAACGCCAAGATCGCGCTCCTGGCGCTGCTCGGCCTCACCGCCGGTCAGGCCGTGGTTTGGTACAATGGCCAGTTCTACGCGCTGTTCTTCCTGCAGAACGTGCTGAAGGTCGACGCGCAGTCGGTCAACATCATGATCGCCATCGCGCTGGCTATCGGCTCGATCTTCTTCGTCGTCTTCGGCTGGCTCTCCGACAAGATCGGCCGCAAGCCGATCATCATGGCTGGCCTTGCGCTGGCCATCGTCTGTACCTTCCCGCTGTTCAAGGCGTTGACCTGGGCCGCCAATCCGGCGCTCGCCAAGGCTCAGCAGAGCACTCGGGCAACGGTGACGGCAGCTCCCGGCGACTGCAAGTTCCAGTTCAATCCGGTCGGCACGGCGAAGTTCACGACGTCCTGCGACATCGCGACTTCGTTCCTGACCAAGAACTCGGTTCCCTATGAAGTGGTGTCGACGGCAGCGGCCGGGACGCCTGCGTCAGTCAAGATCGGTACAGAGACAGTGGCGTCCTACGATGCGGTCGCCGCCGGCGATCAGGCCAAGGCCAAGGACGCCGCCTTCGTCAAGGCAGTCAACATGTCCTTGCAGGACGGCGGCTATCCGTTGAAGCGAGGGGCGATCAAGGTCGCGGACCAGAAACTCGATGCCTTCATCGCAGCCAATCCTGAACTTAAGCTCGACGCAGCCGCCATCCGCGGCGGCGAAAAGGCAGCGGTGCCGACCGACCAGGCGGTTAAGGACAAGCTCTTGACCGCCGATGAGGCAGCGGGCGCACCCGAGGTCACCGTCTACAACATACCGGGCGGCGGCGCCTTTGCCATGTTCGCCGATCCGGCGGCGGTTAACTGGCCGATGACGATCGGCATCCTGTTCATCCTGGTCCTGTTCGTGACCATGGTCTATGGGCCGATCGCGGCGATCCTTGTCGAGATGTTCCCGACTCGCATTCGCTACACGGGCATGTCATTGCCCTACCACATCGGCAATGGCTGGTTCGGCGGCCTGCTGCCGGCGACGGTGTTCGCGCTCAGCGCCTACAAGGGCGACATCTACTACGGCCTTTGGTATCCGGTGGTCATCGCGGCGATGACGCTGATCATCGGCATGATCTTCGTCAAGGACACGCTCGGCACCGACCTGCACGCCAAGGAATAG
- a CDS encoding DUF930 domain-containing protein gives MSVAILTPQQFEVSTRPPAPPIEEAPRAPMPEAPAPAPSAPRFPATPAMIRPTRMLSAKTLADPRSKQARADLKTFASDERMVQLCNLEAMDQIRQWHADFQPERVVPYATAEEKITGTTIAANGAAFRSRKNWYSLKFKCQLAKDGESVIGFEFLVGDPVARDKWDELGLPAVH, from the coding sequence GTGTCGGTCGCCATCCTGACGCCACAGCAATTCGAGGTTTCGACAAGGCCGCCCGCACCTCCCATCGAGGAGGCACCCCGCGCACCCATGCCCGAGGCACCGGCGCCTGCTCCAAGCGCTCCTCGATTTCCCGCCACGCCCGCCATGATCCGCCCAACGCGGATGCTATCGGCCAAGACCCTCGCCGATCCGCGCAGCAAGCAGGCCCGCGCCGATCTCAAGACCTTCGCATCCGATGAGCGCATGGTGCAGCTTTGCAATCTGGAGGCCATGGACCAAATCCGCCAATGGCATGCGGATTTCCAGCCGGAGCGGGTGGTGCCCTACGCGACCGCGGAGGAGAAGATCACCGGCACGACGATCGCCGCTAATGGTGCGGCCTTTCGCAGCCGTAAAAACTGGTACAGTCTGAAGTTCAAATGCCAGCTCGCCAAGGACGGCGAAAGCGTCATTGGCTTTGAATTTCTGGTCGGCGATCCCGTGGCCAGGGACAAATGGGACGAGCTTGGCTTGCCGGCAGTGCATTGA
- a CDS encoding RluA family pseudouridine synthase, with translation MAGVEQITVEAGEAGMRLDRWFKTHFPGLGFGHLQKLLRSGQIRVDGGRVKADTRVEPGQMVRVPPLEVDKKGESALTGHSIRNQGDADVLAKMLIHEDPKVFVFNKPAGLAVQGGSGVTRNVDDMLEAWRSQKGEKPRLVHRLDRDTSGVLVVARTRLAAMKLSEAFRARETKKTYWALVKGVPPKREDKISTWLIKEATPDGDRVRIAAHGEKGADHAVSYYRIIEQAAQTMTWLEMEPYTGRTHQLRVHAAHIGCPIIGDPKYFEADTNWDFPGGIQNRLHLHARRIIIPHPDKGVIDVTAPMPPHMRQSWNLIGFDDASAED, from the coding sequence ATGGCAGGCGTTGAACAGATCACTGTGGAGGCCGGCGAGGCGGGCATGCGGCTCGATCGCTGGTTCAAGACGCATTTCCCGGGCCTTGGCTTCGGCCATCTACAGAAGCTGCTGCGCTCCGGCCAGATCCGCGTCGATGGCGGCCGGGTCAAGGCCGACACCCGCGTCGAGCCGGGGCAGATGGTCCGCGTTCCGCCGCTCGAGGTGGACAAGAAGGGCGAGAGCGCGCTCACCGGCCACTCGATCCGCAACCAGGGCGACGCCGATGTGCTCGCCAAGATGCTGATCCACGAGGACCCAAAGGTCTTCGTCTTCAACAAGCCGGCGGGCCTCGCCGTTCAGGGCGGCTCCGGCGTTACCCGCAATGTCGACGACATGCTGGAAGCCTGGCGCAGCCAGAAAGGCGAGAAGCCGCGGCTGGTGCACCGGCTCGACCGCGACACGTCGGGCGTGCTGGTGGTGGCCCGCACCAGGCTGGCCGCGATGAAGCTTTCAGAGGCGTTCCGGGCGCGGGAAACCAAGAAGACCTACTGGGCGCTGGTCAAGGGCGTGCCGCCCAAGCGCGAGGACAAGATCTCGACCTGGCTGATCAAGGAGGCTACGCCGGACGGCGACCGCGTGCGCATCGCCGCGCATGGCGAAAAAGGCGCCGACCATGCCGTGTCCTATTATCGCATTATCGAGCAGGCGGCGCAGACCATGACCTGGCTGGAGATGGAACCTTATACCGGCCGCACACACCAGCTTCGCGTCCATGCCGCCCATATCGGCTGCCCGATCATCGGCGATCCGAAATACTTCGAGGCCGACACCAACTGGGATTTTCCTGGCGGCATACAAAACCGCCTGCATTTGCACGCGCGCCGCATCATTATCCCGCACCCGGACAAGGGCGTCATCGACGTCACCGCTCCGATGCCGCCGCATATGCGCCAGAGCTGGAACCTGATCGGCTTCGACGACGCCAGCGCGGAGGACTAA
- the glnA gene encoding type I glutamate--ammonia ligase, giving the protein MTTAKDIMKQIKDNDVKFVDLRFTDPKGKLQHVTMDVVEVEEDMFADGVMFDGSSIAGWKAINESDMVLMPDPDTVHMDPFFAQSTMVILCDILDPVSGESYNRDPRGTAKKAEAYMKSEGIGDTIYVGPEAEFFVFDDVKYKADPYNTGFKLDSTELPSNDDTDYETGNLGHRPRIKGGYFPVPPIDSAQDMRSEMLTVLAEMGVRVEKHHHEVAAAQHELGIKFDTLVRNADKMLIYKYVVHQVANAYGKTATFMPKPIFGDNGSGMHVHQSIWKGGKPTFAGNEYAGLSESCLFYIGGIIKHAKAINAFTNPLTNSYKRLVPGYEAPVLLAYSARNRSASCRIPFGSSPKAKRVEVRFPDPGANPYLAFAAMLMAGLDGIKNKIHPGQPMDKDLYDLPPKELKKIPTVCGSLREALQSLDKDRGFLKAGGVFDDDQIDSYIELKMAEVMRFEMTPHPVEYDMYYSV; this is encoded by the coding sequence ATGACGACAGCCAAAGACATCATGAAGCAGATCAAGGACAACGACGTGAAATTCGTCGACCTGCGCTTCACCGACCCGAAGGGCAAGCTGCAGCACGTCACCATGGATGTCGTCGAGGTCGAGGAAGACATGTTCGCCGACGGTGTCATGTTCGACGGCTCCTCGATCGCCGGCTGGAAGGCCATCAACGAATCCGACATGGTGCTGATGCCCGATCCGGACACCGTCCACATGGATCCGTTCTTCGCGCAGTCGACCATGGTCATCCTGTGCGACATTCTCGATCCGGTCTCGGGCGAATCCTACAACCGCGACCCGCGCGGCACCGCCAAGAAGGCCGAGGCCTACATGAAGTCGGAAGGCATCGGCGACACCATCTATGTCGGCCCGGAAGCCGAGTTCTTCGTGTTCGACGACGTGAAATACAAGGCCGATCCCTATAACACCGGCTTCAAGCTCGATTCGACGGAACTGCCGTCGAACGACGACACCGATTACGAGACCGGCAACCTCGGCCACCGCCCGCGCATCAAGGGTGGCTATTTCCCGGTGCCGCCGATCGATTCGGCGCAGGACATGCGCTCCGAGATGCTGACGGTGCTCGCTGAAATGGGGGTTCGCGTCGAAAAGCACCACCACGAGGTGGCAGCCGCCCAGCACGAGCTCGGCATCAAGTTCGACACGCTTGTCCGCAACGCCGACAAGATGCTGATCTACAAGTACGTCGTGCACCAGGTCGCCAATGCCTATGGCAAGACGGCCACCTTCATGCCGAAGCCGATCTTCGGCGACAACGGCTCGGGCATGCACGTTCACCAGTCGATCTGGAAAGGCGGCAAGCCGACTTTCGCCGGCAATGAATATGCCGGTCTTTCGGAGAGCTGCCTGTTCTACATCGGCGGCATCATCAAGCATGCCAAGGCGATCAACGCCTTCACCAACCCGCTGACCAACTCCTACAAGCGCCTGGTGCCGGGCTACGAGGCGCCGGTGCTGCTCGCCTATTCGGCGCGCAACCGTTCGGCTTCCTGCCGCATCCCGTTCGGCAGCTCACCAAAGGCCAAGCGCGTCGAAGTCCGCTTCCCCGATCCGGGCGCGAACCCCTACCTCGCTTTCGCCGCCATGCTGATGGCAGGTCTCGACGGCATCAAGAACAAGATCCATCCGGGACAGCCGATGGACAAGGATCTCTACGACCTGCCGCCGAAGGAACTGAAGAAGATCCCGACCGTCTGCGGTTCGCTGCGCGAAGCGCTCCAGAGCCTCGACAAGGACCGCGGCTTCCTGAAGGCCGGCGGCGTCTTCGACGACGACCAGATCGACAGCTATATCGAGCTCAAGATGGCCGAAGTGATGCGCTTCGAAATGACCCCGCATCCGGTCGAGTACGACATGTACTATTCGGTCTAG
- a CDS encoding DUF2735 domain-containing protein: MQVTQSRPSAKILMFPLAARRSALNLGAKAKFAAELAALRGEHADFDGWYHEAAVEEEDLRRKG, encoded by the coding sequence ATGCAAGTCACGCAATCGCGTCCGTCGGCGAAAATCCTGATGTTCCCGCTGGCAGCGCGCAGGTCTGCCTTAAATTTAGGCGCCAAGGCCAAATTCGCGGCAGAGCTTGCCGCGCTTCGCGGCGAGCACGCCGATTTCGATGGCTGGTACCACGAGGCCGCCGTCGAGGAAGAAGACCTGCGGCGGAAGGGCTGA
- a CDS encoding aspartyl/asparaginyl beta-hydroxylase domain-containing protein produces MTKTLRKSLRKFAIAIPLLALGFYFIPILTTIFIVCGLIDVLRNDRKDLALFSGYFLGNGLFTWLLSPFNLLVDLLCYRNPGVWKLEQFPADYQREVNEVLDVFKARKDEIIADIDANFGAGRRGMYVYQWYGKHRIDNVEEFNKDFKYIKTIAVSVFSKRESTSWHFGPLRLSLRILYNLIPVKAEIFVECGNVKNYWYDNPQFIFDDTLLHRSVNEYDGRRYCVFMDIIRPSPVPRLIAGMLAVVSVSVERINSMFYKNWKMIGSTKPKKVETT; encoded by the coding sequence ATGACAAAAACCCTTCGCAAATCCCTTCGCAAATTCGCCATTGCCATCCCGCTTCTCGCCCTTGGCTTCTATTTCATCCCGATCCTGACGACGATCTTCATCGTCTGTGGTCTGATCGACGTGTTGCGCAACGACAGGAAGGATTTGGCGTTGTTCAGCGGCTACTTCCTTGGCAACGGGCTCTTCACCTGGTTGCTGTCGCCCTTCAACCTGCTGGTCGATCTCCTGTGCTACAGAAATCCGGGCGTGTGGAAGCTGGAGCAGTTTCCCGCCGACTATCAGCGCGAGGTCAATGAGGTCCTTGATGTCTTCAAGGCGCGCAAGGATGAGATCATCGCCGACATCGACGCCAATTTCGGCGCCGGCCGGCGCGGCATGTATGTCTACCAGTGGTACGGCAAGCACAGGATCGACAACGTCGAGGAATTCAACAAGGATTTCAAATACATCAAGACAATTGCCGTTTCCGTCTTCAGCAAGCGCGAATCGACCTCCTGGCATTTCGGACCGCTGCGGCTCAGCCTGCGCATCCTCTACAATCTGATCCCGGTGAAAGCGGAGATTTTCGTCGAATGCGGCAACGTCAAGAACTACTGGTACGACAATCCGCAGTTCATTTTCGACGACACGCTGCTGCATCGCTCGGTCAACGAGTATGATGGCCGCCGCTACTGCGTGTTCATGGATATTATCAGGCCATCCCCGGTGCCCCGCCTGATCGCTGGCATGCTTGCGGTCGTCTCGGTGAGCGTCGAGCGCATCAACTCGATGTTCTACAAGAACTGGAAGATGATTGGCTCGACAAAGCCAAAGAAGGTCGAAACCACCTAA
- the crcB gene encoding fluoride efflux transporter CrcB, which produces MFNLLLVAVGGGIGAGIRHLTSMGALRLVGPNYPWGTMAINIVGSFAMGLFIAILARRSGSDEVRLFVATGILGGFTTFSAFSLDFAALWERGSTLPAFGYALASVVGAIIALFLGLWLARTVS; this is translated from the coding sequence ATGTTCAATCTGCTTCTCGTAGCCGTCGGCGGCGGCATCGGCGCCGGCATCCGCCATCTGACCAGCATGGGCGCGCTGCGCCTCGTCGGTCCCAACTATCCCTGGGGCACGATGGCGATCAACATCGTCGGCTCGTTTGCGATGGGGCTGTTCATCGCCATCCTTGCGCGTCGCAGCGGGTCCGATGAGGTCAGGCTGTTCGTTGCTACCGGCATTCTCGGAGGCTTCACCACCTTCTCCGCCTTTTCGCTCGACTTCGCCGCCCTGTGGGAACGAGGCTCGACACTGCCGGCATTCGGATATGCGCTTGCCAGCGTCGTTGGCGCGATCATTGCCCTGTTTCTGGGACTTTGGCTCGCAAGAACCGTTTCATAA
- a CDS encoding ATP12 family chaperone protein produces MRDILNDLEAGKYLSDPDPVRRAQIQMKTPLPKRFYKEVSVASAEGGFAVHLDGKPVRTPGKAMLALPTEAAATLVAGEFAEQGETINPMTMPVMRLVNTAIDGVASDPQAVLEDILRFASSDLLCYRADAPQGLVERQNERWDPVIDWARAALGARFNLAEGIIHVEQPRETIAVLGSHLAQRAEPLRLAAIHVMTSLTGSALLALAVDFGELDGEEAWAAGHVDEDWQIAQWGQDAEAVARRAARKRDMMAAVSLLEALRA; encoded by the coding sequence ATGCGTGATATCCTCAACGACCTCGAAGCGGGCAAGTATCTTTCCGATCCGGATCCGGTGCGTCGCGCCCAGATTCAGATGAAGACGCCGCTGCCCAAGCGCTTCTATAAGGAGGTCTCGGTCGCGTCGGCGGAAGGTGGCTTTGCCGTCCATCTCGACGGCAAGCCGGTGCGCACGCCGGGCAAGGCAATGCTGGCGCTGCCGACCGAGGCGGCCGCGACGCTGGTTGCCGGCGAGTTCGCGGAACAGGGCGAGACGATCAATCCGATGACGATGCCGGTGATGCGGCTGGTCAACACCGCCATCGATGGCGTGGCCAGCGATCCGCAGGCGGTGCTGGAAGACATTCTGCGTTTTGCCTCGTCGGATCTGCTCTGTTATCGCGCCGATGCCCCGCAAGGGCTGGTCGAGCGGCAGAACGAGCGGTGGGATCCCGTCATCGACTGGGCTCGCGCAGCACTTGGGGCCCGTTTCAACCTTGCCGAGGGCATCATCCATGTCGAGCAGCCACGCGAAACCATTGCCGTGCTGGGCAGCCATCTGGCGCAACGCGCCGAACCGCTGCGCCTTGCCGCCATCCATGTCATGACATCGTTGACCGGCTCGGCATTGCTGGCGTTGGCGGTCGATTTCGGCGAGCTCGACGGCGAGGAGGCCTGGGCCGCCGGCCATGTCGATGAGGACTGGCAGATCGCACAGTGGGGACAGGACGCCGAAGCCGTCGCGCGCCGCGCCGCTCGCAAACGGGACATGATGGCCGCCGTCAGCTTGCTCGAAGCGCTGCGGGCCTGA
- a CDS encoding replication-associated recombination protein A, translating to MADLFSVDEPEKVPPGRPLADRLRPKNLGEVVGQEHLTGPDGALTRLIGSGSLGSMIFWGPPGTGKTTVARLLAGETSLAFEQISAVFSGVADLKKVFEAAKLRRANGRQTLLFVDEIHRFNRAQQDSFLPVMEDGTVVLVGATTENPSFELNAALLSRARVMVFHSLGEDSIAKLMTRAEEAEGRALPLDDEARTMLIRMSDGDGRASLTLAEEVWRAAKPGEIFDPEGLQRIVQRRAPIYDKGQDGHYNLISALHKSVRGSDPDAALYYLARMFDAGEDPLYLGRRLVRMAMEDIGLADPQALVVANAAKDAYDYLGSPEGELAFAEATVYLATAPKSNAVYTAFKAATRAAKEHGSLLPPKHILNAPTKLMKEEDYGAGYRYDHDEPDAFSGQDYFPEKMGRQTFYDPPERGFERDIRKRLDYWAKLRKERE from the coding sequence ATGGCCGATCTGTTCAGCGTTGACGAACCGGAAAAGGTGCCGCCCGGACGGCCGCTGGCCGACAGGCTGCGTCCGAAGAATCTTGGGGAGGTCGTTGGCCAGGAACATCTGACGGGACCCGATGGCGCGCTGACCCGGTTGATCGGCTCCGGTTCGCTGGGATCGATGATCTTCTGGGGGCCGCCAGGCACCGGCAAGACCACGGTGGCGAGGCTGCTTGCCGGCGAGACCAGCCTTGCCTTCGAGCAGATATCGGCGGTCTTTTCCGGCGTCGCCGACCTGAAGAAAGTGTTCGAGGCGGCCAAGCTGCGCCGTGCCAACGGCCGCCAGACTTTGCTCTTCGTCGACGAGATTCATCGTTTCAACCGCGCCCAGCAGGATTCATTCCTCCCCGTCATGGAGGATGGGACGGTCGTGCTGGTGGGCGCCACCACCGAAAACCCGTCCTTCGAACTCAACGCGGCCTTGTTGTCGCGCGCGCGGGTCATGGTCTTTCATTCGCTGGGTGAGGACAGCATCGCCAAGCTGATGACGCGGGCGGAGGAGGCGGAGGGCAGGGCGCTGCCGCTTGATGATGAAGCACGCACGATGCTCATTCGTATGAGCGATGGCGACGGACGCGCATCGCTGACCCTGGCAGAAGAGGTCTGGCGCGCGGCCAAGCCGGGCGAGATATTCGATCCCGAAGGGCTTCAGCGCATCGTCCAGCGCCGTGCGCCGATCTACGACAAGGGCCAGGACGGCCATTACAACCTGATCTCGGCCCTGCACAAGTCGGTGCGCGGCTCGGATCCCGATGCCGCCCTCTACTATCTCGCGCGCATGTTCGATGCCGGAGAGGATCCGCTCTATCTCGGCCGCCGGCTGGTTCGCATGGCGATGGAGGACATTGGTCTGGCCGATCCGCAGGCCCTGGTCGTCGCCAACGCGGCCAAGGATGCCTATGACTATCTCGGCTCTCCGGAGGGCGAACTCGCCTTTGCCGAGGCCACCGTCTATCTCGCCACCGCGCCCAAATCCAATGCCGTTTACACTGCCTTCAAGGCTGCCACGCGGGCCGCCAAGGAACATGGCTCGCTGCTGCCGCCGAAGCACATTCTCAACGCGCCGACCAAGCTGATGAAGGAAGAGGATTACGGCGCCGGCTACCGCTACGACCATGATGAGCCAGATGCCTTTTCAGGCCAGGATTATTTTCCGGAAAAGATGGGCCGCCAGACCTTCTACGATCCGCCCGAGCGTGGTTTCGAGCGCGACATCAGGAAGCGGCTCGACTACTGGGCAAAGCTGCGCAAAGAGCGGGAATAG
- a CDS encoding DMT family transporter — MAAAAIMVGLTFSWGLNYVAAKISYAGYDPVFLSIARSVIGGFCVFLWCRWRGIALFSRDGTLPAGIAVGVLFGVEFLCLYVGLEHTTVARNTLLVNSMPFWMLIGGHFLLGEQITMRKFLGLLLAFAGLATVFSDKLGGSGDMLFGDLLSLGSGFFWALTNILIKRSKLVEASAEKLLLYQLAGAAIVGMMVLPLAGPPVRDPSLLPTLALLFQAVYIVAFTYVLWFWLLRRYPASGLSSFTFLSPVFGVLCGAIILNEPLTIRIFLALGLIAAGLIIVNRPARKLIPV, encoded by the coding sequence ATGGCCGCAGCCGCCATCATGGTCGGCCTGACCTTTTCCTGGGGGCTGAACTACGTCGCCGCCAAGATCTCCTATGCAGGCTATGATCCCGTCTTCCTATCGATCGCGCGTTCGGTCATCGGTGGTTTCTGCGTCTTTCTCTGGTGCCGCTGGCGCGGCATTGCGCTGTTCAGCAGGGATGGGACATTGCCGGCGGGCATTGCGGTCGGCGTGCTTTTCGGCGTTGAGTTCCTTTGTCTCTACGTTGGCCTGGAGCATACGACCGTGGCGCGCAATACGCTGCTGGTCAACTCAATGCCGTTCTGGATGCTGATCGGCGGCCATTTCCTGCTCGGCGAACAGATCACCATGCGCAAGTTTCTCGGCCTGCTGTTGGCCTTCGCCGGTCTTGCCACGGTCTTTTCCGACAAGCTCGGCGGTAGCGGAGACATGCTGTTCGGTGATCTCCTGAGCCTCGGTTCGGGGTTTTTCTGGGCCCTGACCAATATCCTTATCAAACGATCAAAACTGGTCGAGGCGAGTGCGGAAAAACTGCTGCTCTATCAACTCGCCGGCGCGGCGATCGTTGGCATGATGGTGCTGCCTCTTGCCGGCCCACCGGTGCGCGATCCGTCCCTGTTGCCGACATTGGCGCTGCTTTTCCAGGCGGTCTATATCGTCGCTTTCACCTATGTGCTCTGGTTCTGGCTGCTGCGCCGCTATCCGGCTTCAGGCTTGTCCAGCTTCACCTTCCTGTCGCCGGTCTTCGGTGTCCTGTGCGGTGCGATCATCTTGAACGAGCCGCTGACCATTCGCATTTTTCTTGCACTTGGCTTGATTGCGGCCGGCCTGATCATCGTCAACCGGCCGGCACGCAAGCTGATACCGGTGTAA